In Stieleria varia, one genomic interval encodes:
- a CDS encoding PVC-type heme-binding CxxCH protein, whose protein sequence is MTSLFLRLAIAVFLLAGTGLHHVASAVEPRVSVLMLGDSGFHKPSEFYRHLVEPLAEQSVELQYTEKLSDLNSENLAKYDGLMIFANVERITPEAESALLNFVQQGGGLIPVHCASFCFLNSDKYIDLVGGQFKSHGFTRFQTTIVAPDHEIMAGLKPVQSMDESYRHGRLNPDKTVLERRSSDSGPVSDPDGEPYTWVRNSGKGRVFYTAWGHDHRTWSNVDFQNLLARGVLWACGQTLTAAVTDSDDATQSQAVAAANRTFAKPEMTVPSIDEKKFQFTDVGAKIPNYTPGARWGTQEAPLTLMQNPLPADESIKAYSTPKGFQLSVWARESDKNWPENAQDTAEFAGLTGKPIAMNWDEQGRLWVCETVDYPNELQSAPGEGRDRIKICEDTDNDGQADKFTIFAEHLSIPSTLVCYRGGVIVQNGAKTIYLKDIDGDDVADFRQELITGWAMGDTHGGVSNFQYGPDNWIWGMQGYNNSEPVINGEPQMRFRQGFWRFKVRAGAADDTAPAFAIDKQSGLPAEKASDQFNEHTVRVDALEFMRATNNNTWGLGFSEEGYVFGSTANGCPSVHMPIPNRYFDQVAGWSPSTLQRISPNDRFNALDDKIRQVDYHGGYTAAAGSGIYTARNYPAPWWNKIQMVCEPTGHIVGGFVLEKDGAGYQSNNIFNVVASIDDWASPIMSEVGPDGNVWVLDWYNYIIQHNPTPNGFQTGKGAAYESDLRDKRFGRIYRMLYEQSSAPTHAMQLASASDAELVEALKSNNFFWRRTAQRLLVQRSSSDAATLNALVALVDDQQTDDIGLNTAAMHAIWTLAGLADGQIEDAKAALTAACQKGFQHKSSPVRNAAVASCPADQVAGAIEAGLLKDADPRVQLSTLLRIADGAGSASGETLASLVAGTKTIANDDVLLDAWTSAAATAPVETLVALINANDRSSDRELGSRVAILAEHIARSNPTGEKIEALLKVDPASPLTIPLWEGLAKGWPRDLSITLSEAAQSQFRDRFLAGNTSVENKAAILAVADKWSIKGLDEAVSSIQGQLLDTALDIDADAETRLTAWDQAIKLAPTSEGLLDAVQAMLTPQLAPETGSRAIAALGSARVPGLTEQLISIRSQLGPQMSGNILTLLLARTDTTTELLDAIADGKAQLTELQLDQRQALLNHPTREIAARAKELMEMKGASVSSNRQSLVNEWMPVTEMKGDLTNGIAMYKKHCALCHKHGEMGVSIGPNLTGMAVHPKEEILVNVLDPNRSVENNFRTYQILTVDGAVLTGMLAGESANSLRLIDTQGKEKQVLREDIEQMNASTKSLMPEGFESQISKQEMADLLAFLANRGRYTPLSLSTAATISGPKGLPGFRGNAGDTFEFKTYGTIEVEGIPFDLQDPQGGRVANVVALQSSGGRFRSTLPSAVTVPCSGNVSAIHMLGGVASFGFPINRDESSSLIVRCHYADGSSVDHALINGKHIANYQERVDVPDSKFAIDAGGKQVRYLKIPVDASKPLKEIELVKGENRSIPVVFAVTVESASSGEADHAVGANDTRQDPPQDTPQPPRRRRGGFGGPIELGPDDVAVYEAPPADFKSERDVPHGKLEMVEYESKTVGTTRKMQVYTPPGYTADKKYPVLYLLHGIGGDETEWQRFATPNLLLDNLIADGKAVPMIVVMPNGRAQKNDRAEGNVMASAPAFAVFERDLLDDVIPAIESKYSVAANREHRAIAGLSMGGGQSFNFGLGNLDTFAWVGPFSAAPNTKRPEELVPDVADAKAKLKLLWISCGNKDGLIRISQNVHQFLKSNEIEHVWHVDGHGHDPQHWSSSLYWFAQEVFQDPAQAAKVEPSLVGKWTGTVQTQIGDQHYEITIESQDDGNTGTAVMTLDGESYNSKLSNIKLDAGKVSFDETLSFRGNDLTIRYSGSLDVDEMKLTRKVGDFATEEFTVKRVK, encoded by the coding sequence ATGACGTCTCTCTTCTTACGCTTGGCTATCGCGGTTTTCCTGCTTGCCGGCACCGGCCTGCACCACGTTGCATCGGCAGTGGAACCTCGCGTGTCCGTCCTGATGCTTGGTGATTCTGGATTCCACAAACCCTCTGAGTTCTATCGCCACTTGGTCGAACCACTGGCCGAGCAGTCTGTGGAGCTGCAGTACACAGAAAAGTTGAGCGATCTCAACTCAGAGAACCTCGCCAAGTACGACGGGCTGATGATCTTTGCAAACGTAGAGCGAATCACTCCGGAGGCCGAGTCGGCACTGCTGAACTTTGTCCAGCAAGGCGGCGGACTGATACCGGTTCACTGCGCTTCGTTCTGTTTTTTGAACTCTGACAAGTACATCGACTTGGTCGGTGGACAGTTCAAGAGTCACGGCTTCACCCGATTCCAAACGACCATCGTCGCTCCTGATCATGAAATCATGGCGGGCCTGAAACCTGTTCAGTCGATGGACGAAAGCTACCGGCACGGCCGTCTGAATCCGGACAAGACCGTGCTGGAACGACGAAGCAGTGATTCAGGGCCGGTGAGTGATCCAGACGGTGAGCCGTACACGTGGGTTCGAAACAGCGGTAAGGGACGCGTTTTCTACACAGCTTGGGGACATGATCACCGCACTTGGTCCAACGTCGATTTCCAAAACCTGTTGGCGCGTGGTGTCCTATGGGCTTGTGGCCAGACACTGACGGCTGCAGTCACGGATAGTGATGACGCCACACAGTCACAGGCCGTAGCTGCAGCCAATCGAACATTCGCCAAACCTGAGATGACTGTGCCGTCGATCGACGAAAAGAAATTTCAGTTCACCGATGTGGGCGCAAAGATCCCCAATTACACGCCGGGCGCCCGCTGGGGGACGCAGGAAGCTCCGTTGACGTTGATGCAAAATCCGCTGCCCGCTGACGAGTCCATCAAAGCGTACTCAACTCCCAAAGGTTTCCAGCTCTCCGTGTGGGCTCGGGAGTCGGATAAGAACTGGCCGGAGAACGCTCAGGACACAGCCGAGTTTGCCGGATTGACGGGCAAGCCGATCGCGATGAACTGGGACGAACAAGGTCGCCTGTGGGTTTGCGAGACGGTCGACTACCCCAACGAGTTGCAATCGGCTCCGGGTGAAGGTCGCGACCGTATCAAAATCTGCGAAGACACAGATAACGATGGCCAAGCTGACAAGTTCACGATCTTTGCCGAGCACCTGAGCATCCCGTCGACGCTGGTCTGCTACCGCGGTGGCGTGATCGTTCAGAATGGTGCCAAGACGATCTACCTGAAAGACATCGACGGCGATGACGTTGCCGATTTTCGCCAGGAACTGATCACCGGTTGGGCGATGGGCGACACACACGGCGGCGTCAGTAATTTCCAATACGGGCCGGACAACTGGATCTGGGGCATGCAGGGGTACAACAACTCCGAGCCGGTCATCAACGGCGAACCTCAGATGCGGTTCCGCCAAGGTTTCTGGCGATTCAAAGTCCGCGCCGGTGCGGCCGATGACACTGCACCTGCGTTCGCGATCGACAAGCAATCAGGATTGCCAGCCGAAAAAGCGTCCGATCAGTTCAACGAACACACCGTTCGCGTTGATGCGTTGGAATTCATGCGAGCGACGAACAACAACACATGGGGACTTGGGTTCAGCGAAGAAGGCTACGTGTTCGGATCAACCGCCAACGGTTGCCCGAGCGTCCACATGCCAATTCCCAATCGCTATTTCGATCAAGTCGCCGGCTGGTCACCGAGCACGTTGCAAAGGATTTCGCCGAACGACCGATTCAACGCACTGGACGATAAGATCCGCCAAGTCGACTATCACGGTGGCTACACGGCGGCGGCGGGCAGTGGGATTTATACCGCACGAAATTACCCGGCACCGTGGTGGAACAAGATCCAGATGGTGTGTGAACCGACGGGCCACATCGTCGGCGGCTTTGTCTTGGAGAAAGACGGCGCCGGATACCAGAGCAACAACATTTTCAATGTCGTCGCCAGCATCGACGACTGGGCATCACCGATCATGTCCGAAGTCGGTCCGGACGGCAATGTTTGGGTACTGGATTGGTACAACTACATCATCCAACACAACCCCACACCCAACGGATTTCAAACCGGCAAGGGTGCCGCCTACGAAAGCGACCTTCGCGACAAACGTTTTGGGCGAATCTATCGAATGCTCTACGAGCAGTCCTCGGCCCCGACGCATGCGATGCAACTCGCTTCGGCTTCAGATGCCGAGCTCGTGGAAGCACTGAAGAGCAACAACTTCTTTTGGCGTCGAACCGCACAGCGACTGCTCGTCCAACGCAGCTCGTCAGACGCGGCAACGCTCAACGCGCTGGTCGCGTTGGTCGACGATCAGCAAACAGACGACATCGGCCTCAACACCGCCGCGATGCACGCCATTTGGACCTTGGCCGGATTGGCCGACGGCCAAATCGAAGATGCCAAAGCGGCCCTCACGGCGGCCTGCCAAAAGGGCTTCCAACACAAATCCAGTCCGGTACGCAATGCGGCCGTGGCCAGTTGCCCGGCCGATCAAGTCGCCGGTGCCATCGAAGCTGGATTGCTGAAAGATGCGGACCCACGTGTCCAACTTTCCACACTGCTGCGGATCGCGGACGGAGCCGGTTCTGCGTCAGGAGAAACTTTGGCGTCGCTCGTAGCAGGCACAAAAACCATCGCCAACGACGATGTCTTGTTGGATGCATGGACCTCCGCCGCTGCGACAGCTCCGGTGGAAACATTGGTAGCTTTGATCAACGCAAACGATCGGTCGAGCGATCGTGAACTGGGATCGCGAGTCGCCATCCTTGCCGAGCACATCGCGCGATCCAATCCGACCGGCGAAAAGATCGAAGCACTGCTGAAAGTCGATCCGGCTTCTCCGCTCACGATCCCGCTGTGGGAAGGACTCGCCAAAGGCTGGCCGAGAGACTTGAGCATCACGTTGTCGGAGGCTGCTCAGTCGCAGTTCCGCGACCGATTCCTCGCCGGCAACACTTCGGTTGAAAACAAAGCGGCGATCTTGGCGGTTGCCGACAAGTGGTCGATCAAGGGACTGGACGAAGCCGTTTCGTCTATTCAAGGTCAACTGCTTGACACTGCATTGGACATCGATGCCGATGCGGAAACACGACTAACCGCGTGGGATCAGGCGATCAAGCTTGCTCCGACGAGCGAAGGCCTACTGGATGCCGTCCAAGCCATGCTGACTCCGCAGTTGGCTCCCGAAACTGGCAGCCGAGCAATCGCTGCCCTTGGATCGGCACGTGTCCCAGGATTGACCGAACAGCTGATCTCGATTCGCAGCCAACTTGGGCCTCAGATGTCGGGCAATATCCTGACGCTGTTGCTAGCTCGCACCGACACGACCACCGAGTTGTTGGATGCGATCGCCGATGGCAAGGCGCAATTGACCGAGCTGCAACTCGATCAACGACAGGCTTTATTGAATCATCCGACACGCGAAATCGCGGCTCGTGCGAAAGAATTGATGGAGATGAAGGGTGCTTCCGTTTCGTCGAATCGCCAAAGCCTCGTCAACGAGTGGATGCCTGTCACGGAGATGAAAGGCGATCTGACCAATGGGATCGCGATGTACAAAAAACACTGTGCTCTGTGCCACAAGCACGGAGAAATGGGTGTTTCGATCGGTCCCAATCTGACGGGAATGGCGGTACATCCCAAAGAAGAAATCTTGGTGAACGTGCTCGACCCCAATCGCAGCGTTGAAAATAACTTCCGCACCTACCAAATCCTGACCGTCGACGGTGCGGTGCTGACAGGAATGCTGGCCGGCGAGTCAGCCAATTCACTGAGGCTGATCGACACGCAAGGCAAGGAGAAACAAGTTCTGCGTGAAGACATCGAGCAGATGAACGCATCGACCAAGTCGTTGATGCCAGAGGGCTTTGAAAGTCAGATTTCCAAGCAAGAGATGGCCGACCTGTTGGCTTTCTTGGCCAATCGCGGACGCTACACGCCGCTCTCACTGTCCACCGCGGCAACGATCAGCGGTCCGAAAGGCTTACCTGGATTCCGTGGCAACGCGGGTGACACGTTCGAATTCAAGACCTACGGGACCATTGAGGTCGAAGGCATTCCGTTCGACTTGCAAGATCCCCAAGGCGGACGCGTTGCCAATGTCGTCGCGTTGCAGAGCAGCGGCGGTCGCTTTCGAAGCACACTACCCAGTGCGGTAACGGTGCCTTGTTCGGGCAACGTGTCGGCAATCCACATGCTGGGCGGCGTTGCCTCCTTCGGATTCCCGATCAATCGTGACGAATCGTCCAGCTTGATCGTGCGATGTCACTACGCAGACGGCAGTTCGGTGGATCACGCGTTGATCAACGGCAAACACATTGCCAACTACCAAGAACGCGTTGACGTTCCGGATTCCAAGTTCGCCATCGACGCCGGTGGCAAACAAGTTCGGTACTTGAAGATCCCCGTGGATGCGAGCAAGCCGCTCAAGGAAATCGAGCTCGTCAAAGGAGAGAACCGATCCATCCCCGTCGTCTTTGCCGTCACGGTTGAGTCCGCATCGAGCGGGGAAGCCGATCATGCCGTCGGCGCAAACGACACGCGACAAGATCCCCCGCAAGATACGCCACAGCCGCCACGTCGTCGTCGAGGTGGATTCGGTGGTCCGATCGAACTCGGACCGGATGACGTTGCCGTCTACGAAGCGCCACCGGCCGATTTCAAATCCGAACGTGATGTGCCTCACGGCAAGCTGGAGATGGTCGAGTATGAATCCAAGACCGTCGGAACAACTCGCAAGATGCAGGTCTATACACCGCCGGGCTACACCGCCGATAAAAAGTATCCCGTGCTGTACCTGCTGCACGGCATCGGTGGAGATGAAACGGAGTGGCAGCGGTTTGCGACTCCCAATCTGTTGCTGGATAATCTGATCGCTGATGGAAAAGCGGTCCCAATGATCGTGGTGATGCCCAACGGTCGAGCACAGAAAAACGACAGAGCGGAAGGCAACGTCATGGCGAGTGCACCAGCCTTTGCCGTATTCGAGCGTGACCTGCTCGACGACGTCATTCCGGCGATTGAGTCAAAGTACTCAGTGGCTGCCAACCGCGAACATCGCGCGATCGCCGGCCTTTCGATGGGAGGCGGACAATCGTTTAACTTCGGACTCGGCAATCTCGATACGTTCGCTTGGGTTGGTCCCTTCTCAGCGGCTCCCAACACCAAGCGTCCCGAAGAGTTGGTCCCGGACGTGGCTGATGCAAAAGCCAAGCTGAAACTGCTCTGGATTTCTTGCGGAAACAAAGACGGCTTGATCCGAATCAGCCAGAACGTGCACCAGTTCCTCAAGTCCAACGAAATCGAGCATGTCTGGCACGTCGACGGGCACGGTCATGACCCTCAGCACTGGAGCAGTAGCCTGTACTGGTTCGCTCAAGAGGTGTTCCAGGACCCTGCGCAAGCCGCTAAAGTCGAGCCTTCCCTTGTGGGTAAATGGACAGGCACGGTTCAAACCCAAATCGGTGATCAACATTATGAGATCACGATTGAAAGTCAGGACGATGGCAACACCGGAACGGCTGTGATGACACTCGACGGAGAGTCGTACAACAGCAAGCTTTCGAACATCAAGCTCGACGCGGGGAAGGTTTCATTTGACGAGACGCTGAGTTTCCGGGGCAACGATCTGACGATCCGGTATTCAGGCAGTCTCGACGTCGATGAAATGAAGCTGACACGCAAGGTGGGCGATTTTGCGACGGAAGAATTCACGGTGAAGCGAGTCAAATAG